The Fulvivirga maritima genome segment TTGAATTTGTTTGAGATTAGACTAATACCTTCTTTTACTGCAGCAAGATCAGTTTTTTCATCATCAAAAGATTTTTCTGCTCTTTCAAAATCATCAACCACAGGTAAAAGAGCCTTCATAAGGTCTTCATTAGCTGTTTGTACAAGGTCTAACTTCTCTTTAGCGGTACGTCTTCTGAAATTATCAAATTCAGAATAGAGCCTTAAGTACTTGTCTTTGCTTTCAGCTAATTCTTTTTTTAGTTTCTCCACTTCACTTTCTGCCGTATTGTCTGTCTCTTCTTCCTTTTCTTCTGTCAACTCTTCCTGTTTGTTTTCAGGCTCCTGGTTTGTTTCAGTTTCTTGGTTGTCAGTATCAACGTTTTCAGGTGTCTCGTTTTGATCTATATTCTCCTTCTTCATGGTTAAAGTAGTTCTAATCTGATTGAATATTACACTCTTGGACAATTATGCTGCCAATAATAAATGTATGTCAAATTGACATTTTTTATTTATTTAGAGACTTCCAGAGCATATCTTTTAGCTCTACAAGGCCTTTTTGGGCAACAGATGATATGAAAATATATGGGATATTTTCCGGTAGTTCTTGCTTCATCTCTTCTATCAGTTCATCATCTAGCATGTCTGATTTAGAAATGGCTAAAATACGCTCTTTGTCCAGTAATTCCGGATTGTACGTTTTAAGCTCTTTAAGCAATATTTCGTATTCCTGTTTTATGTCTGCGGCGTCTGCCGGGACTAAAAACAGTAGTATTGAGTTTCTTTCTATATGCCTTAGAAATCTGGTTCCAAGCCCTTTTCCGCCTGATGCGCCCTCAATAATTCCAGGAATG includes the following:
- a CDS encoding nucleotide exchange factor GrpE gives rise to the protein MKKENIDQNETPENVDTDNQETETNQEPENKQEELTEEKEEETDNTAESEVEKLKKELAESKDKYLRLYSEFDNFRRRTAKEKLDLVQTANEDLMKALLPVVDDFERAEKSFDDEKTDLAAVKEGISLISNKFKKTLEQKGLKPMEDKQGMDFDTELHEAITQIPAPSEDLKGKVVDVIEKGYLLKEKVIRYARVVVGN